tcgGCATTCTTCCTCTCcggaagtaaaaaattatcaaaggAAAATCGTAACgattaagaaaaatgaaatatctatcCTTAGCTTAATTCGTTAATATCAGACTCATGGCGCGAAGTTTCATTCAGTGCTACGTAGTCCTACGTCAATGTGATAGCTATTGTATTCTTATATTCGTCCGCGCACGTAAAACACATACGTGCGCGCGTTACCTAAAGCAATTAaacatacaataaatattcgtAATTGGCGCGGTACAATTTTACAATGCGCCGCGACAAAGATCTATGTAATTGTGATCGCGTTCGCACGATTGGAAGAGTCAAGGTTTTAGCTCGTGTTTATAGTCGAGAGTAGTCGGTGTCGATCGATAAACGCCAAATTGCGAGGTCCTCGCCAAACTCTTGATCACCACTGTCGAAATTATTCCTATCGTGTCTTAGATACGTGAATCACGCGacgaaaaaacaaagaaacatACATCATCGACGGACCTGTCTATTCGTTtgctgtctctctctctttctttacGCTTGCGATCGGATTTAGCCGGTGATTCGTTTCGTTTCAACTGTGCATGTAAAATGTTAGCGAAAGTGTCATGTGTAggatgtgtaaaaaaaaaaaaaaaaagatgtactATCTCTCAAGCATGTGCTATGTCTCGAGCAAATACACATTGATGATTATTTTGTACGGTTTCGAATACAgaagataaagaaaaactCTCTCTCGTGGAGCTCGTAGAGCTCGTTTAGGGTACATGTAATGTTCCCGAAGTGATAGGCATTATTcgtaataatgtaaatgtaactGTACAATACCCCGAAAACAGAATACGACATCTTTGAAACGCTGTGAAATAATTACGTCTTACGTTTCACCCAAGCGCGAACTCGGTAATTGAGCGTCGCGAACTACAACGAGATCGCGGCTTCCGGATGCGTTGACAGTCGGAGGAATTCGGCACCAAGTGCGGGGCGAGGTTTTTTCCGCGAAAATTGTCATTGTAATTTTCTTTGCCGtacaataatacattatacgTAGATTCTTTCCGAGATTAATTGCGATTAAGAGTACGCGTTGCGTAGAATAGACGAAACGACCAGTCTAGGGCGGAAGGGAGGTGTTGTACACTTAGTCGCGAACTCAGCGTGAAGTAAAAACGTAGCGTACAGTCACACAGATGATCAGAGgaaatagtatatattttcttgcaGCGTAAGAAGCGATATAGATATttgtaaagagaaaaaggatGCGGAGATTTGTAAATAATCGGCGACGTCGTAGGCAAACAGGCGtgaaacacaatttttatttctcgtcTTTTAATACGACTATACATATTCGTAGAAAGCTCGTTCGCCGGCTGAGTTAGAGAGGgtgggagggaggggggggggtgtAGGTAGGGGGAGTTTCTAAGAGCAAGGGGATATGTTTCTCTTCTAAACATTTCTAAAGGAAGAAGCACACGAACTTCGCGATCCCTCCGTAACAAATTTGTCTGCCTAAATCCCGATGTTTAGAGATTCTCGTCGTCGGTACCATGTTTAGACGATACAGTCATCGGTCGGTCATTGTCATTTCGAGATATATCACGGTTATACAATAAACCTTAGGTCTCTAGAAGAGAAATTAATACCTCGCATTGTATAGTACTCATCCATGTAGACGCCTTATGCCCAAAATATACTTGTAGCCAAATCGATATCagctgatatttatttatttccaccCAACTGCGATCTAGCACGATTTGAATTCTTAATTGCAGCTTACTTGATGCAGAATGGAGGACGCTAGAGCGTATTGTAATTTAACGACGATGTcgttcaataaataataatgagtgACACGTGCGGACGCATGTGGTCAATTAATTATGCCATAGTTAGCCGTTCGTTAAGCTTGATTGATAAATGCGCTTCGCCGGCCTTGGGACATGTTTAAAGCGATAACAGGAGGATATTTGCAAttcaaattacaatattatctttCCAATCGATTTTAGGACGAATCTAATTGCTATCAATTGAAGCCACTCCAActtatagaaattattcttCAAACTCACTctgaataaagatataaaaagaaattcaaataaaacagcggaaataaaaatgaattaatgaaaaaaataataaacacaatTAAGTTGTGCATCGATCGATTAATCAATTGAGAAATATGactaaaatttgcaaatcatTTGCAGCAAACTACAAATAATAGATcaataatatctatatatatttttaaagatacaaaaaaaaaaaaaaaaaaaaaaaaatagttgttTCGAACGCAAAAGAAAAGGgtaatcaaattaattctaaTCTAATTCTCATGTAAAGTATTAAAGATCATCGGAGAAGTTGAGATTCAATCTAATAAACAAGTTTAATCGTATTTGATCGAGGCCAGGCGGTGGTCAGTCGCTATCGGATTTCGTACCTGGTGAACGTCTGTCCTTTTTTACGTATTGATATCCGGAGGCACGATCTTATTACGGAGGACTCGTACTTCGCAGTCGCGTTGGAATCTTGTTACAAGAGGATGGAGCGGTGGACTGGTAAGGTAGCCGTGATTACTGGAGCCAGTGCTGGGATCGGCGCAGCGGTTGCGCGGAGTCTCCTTAAACATGGTGAGGAAGTGTTGggattaataacatattaaagtttattttaatcaatgaaTTTTGCAACTTTAAGTATAATGTCGAAGGGTTTATCGACTCGTCGGCGTGAGATAACTGCTAGTctaatcgaaaaaaaaaatgtaataatcattaataaacaCACAATTATCACGCAATAATCATTACGCTCATATGAAAACAAGATTAAcgctttttgtataataattaatataataaattcgtaAAGTAATGtgtcaaaaatgtaaaaagaactGCTTCGAATTAGAGCGTAATAACGCTCTTAATTGCAATAGCAATAGATTGTCTTATTTCAGGTATGATAGTGGCGGGCTTTGCGAGGAGAGCGGAGAAAATCAAGGAAATTGCCGACAGTTTAGAGGATTCTCCAGGAAAGCTCCATCCTGTGGAATGTGACGTCACCAAGGAGGAAAGCGTACTCGCGGCTTTTGCGTGGGTGAAGGAGAATCTTGGACCGATAAGCGTTCTCGTGAATAGCGCTGGAATTACCAAGGAATCCTCGCTCATAGGTGAAGATGCTTAATTAAACTAGacatgattattaaattaaataaatttattaaaaagaaattcaagGGGTAAAAGTTATCTTAGATGAAAGAGAATAATCGTgcaaaaactgtaaaaaaatcatcttTGAAGTATGTTTctaatgtaaaatgttattcttTCTTTAACGTTGAATATTAACGCGTGTTACAGACGGCACTTTAGAGGACTGGCAGTCTGTATTCGACGTGAATGTCCTGGGACTCTGTCTTTGCACACGCGAAGCTGTTCGCGTGATGCGTGAAACGGCTGAAGACGCCGTTGTGATTCACGTGAATAGTCTGGCCGCCGAGAGAATACCGTTTATACCAGGATTCAGCGTGTATCCGGCGTCAAAGCGCGCCGTCACCGGCCTCGCTCAAACCCTGCGACACGAGCTTGCAGGCACACGTATACGCGTCACGGCAAGCATTCAATACATAGAATGAAAGAAAAGATCTATTTTTTCACATCttaaaacttatattaattgtaatattaaaaatgcacgTAATTAGAAATGTGTAAAATGTGTGTTTTTCAAActgaatgaaaaaattgtgataCACACAAATTTACTTACATTTTTCGTACGCAGAATATTAGCCCCGGCTTGGTGGCGACGGATTTCATGGCGTCCTACAGCATATTCTCCCCGGAAGCAATGGCGGCGACGCCGACTTTAAACGCGGATGATGTCGCGGCAGCGGCGATTTACGTGCTATCGAATCCTCCTCACGTTTTGGTATGCCATCTTCTCAttgtacaaaattgaaataatttgaaagcGTCAAAATTAACTGTGAAAATTATCTTCTTGCAGATACAAGACGTTGTGTTGAGGCCTCTGGGTGAATCATGGTGATTGATTTTCAAACCAGTTGTACAcatcttttacaaatattagtATGAAATGTAACAATTGTGCCTTTCACGAGAGAATATCAATAATGAAATGGATTTGCCGATTTATCCTCAACATTTTCACATTTCTTTTACTGTTGCcatttatattagaataagCAAACGATTTACCTGACAAAAGAGATCATCGAGAACCTAAACTGCTTGGTTCGCGAGGCGACCGGTCGATCATTCCGAGGAAAAGTATTCTCGAATCTTGAGAATCCTCACAAGGACCGCTGTGCGGAAGCGCTTTCGCATAAGAATAGCGTATCTCCTCGTCGGCGAACAACAGACTGCACTGAAGCTGATGAAATAGGTCGTCAACCGATTCGCGAAAGATCGTCACTTTCTGAAAATTCTGATGCAACCATTCTTAGCTATATCGCGAAACGTCTTATCGTCTTCTTCGGAAACCCTCACGCGAATTTTCATCAGCATGACGTTCCCGGTGTATCtcactttatttatatataattacgagATAATGCCGTTTCAAAGTTGCACATTGAATAgttaacttttaaatatattcgccagttttattttcgaaatttgaaTACTGACGCGTAATGCATTCAGctattatgttaaatatcaAAAGCGATACATCTGTTAAAAAGCATTGTATTAATTTCAACATTCGTACATTCATGTTTTGATGTATCTTGCAATTTTTCATGATTGTTTAGATCTTACGAAAACTTTACCAGCGTCAGTATTTAAGAGTTAAATAGCAAATGCAGAAAAAGGCATATAATAAGCGTTCAagcttgttaaaatataagaaaatatttataaattaagataaaattaaattaaaataaaattttaaaattaaataaaattgaaagaagcAAGACCTTAAAATATGCGCTCCACCACGATATGTTGATTTCAAGAAAGAGTAGAACAAGAACGTGAGACATAGGTGAAACACCTATCTACATTATAGAAATTATGTGTCAAATAGTATCTTCAcctcaattaataatatttcgtttTCGCGATAAGCAACATTCGAGAACGCGTCTCAGTGATATCGGACGACGATACGCGCTATCTGTAACAAATACACAACGTTACTCTTGAGTCGGGAGTATCGCCCTTCAAAAACGATTCGCGTGCCGAAAACAAGCAGTAATATCGcgttgatataaataataagtatatgcAATACTCGCGTGCGAATGCATCATCCAGAGGGCATCCAGAAAACAATGGACTATCTAGACGCAGATTATGCGCGACCTCCTAATCGAGGGCCACATTTTCAGCACAGTATAAAGAGGTGTCGTGGACGGAGATGGGCATGCAGAAGCTCCCAGCAGCAGTGAGCGGTATTTTCTCGTGCACATAGTAGCAAGAACGCAGAGTCTCAACATGACTTCTCTATTGAACAAGATCGTCCTCATCACCGGCGCCAGCTCCGGCATCGGTAAAGCGCTCGTGGAGGACTTGGTGTCGAAGGGACTCAAGGTGATCGGCCTCGCCAGCGACTTGAACAAGCTGAAGGTAACATTGAATCAGtagagaattaaataaattaacaagaaAATTCAATCATAGAGTTGTCGATTCCCATAAAACGCAGTAAAACAGCATACAAAATTGTTGAGTTACAATTTTTAGCATGTCTCTCTTTGCGTTGCTGAAAGAACACTCGAATTTTTGCAGATACTCGCGGAAGAATTGAAGGGCAAACCCGGCAAGCTCATTCCTCTGCAATGCGACTTGAGCATTCAGAGCGAGATCGAGACCGCGCTGGAGTGGATCGAGAAGAACTTGGGCAGCATAGACATTCTGATAAACAGCGCCAGTATCAATCTGGATTGGTCCAGCAT
The nucleotide sequence above comes from Linepithema humile isolate Giens D197 chromosome 4, Lhum_UNIL_v1.0, whole genome shotgun sequence. Encoded proteins:
- the LOC105672418 gene encoding uncharacterized protein — encoded protein: MERWTGKVAVITGASAGIGAAVARSLLKHGMIVAGFARRAEKIKEIADSLEDSPGKLHPVECDVTKEESVLAAFAWVKENLGPISVLVNSAGITKESSLIDGTLEDWQSVFDVNVLGLCLCTREAVRVMRETAEDAVVIHVNSLAAERIPFIPGFSVYPASKRAVTGLAQTLRHELAGTRIRVTNISPGLVATDFMASYSIFSPEAMAATPTLNADDVAAAAIYVLSNPPHVLIQDVVLRPLERGVVDGDGHAEAPSSSERYFLVHIVARTQSLNMTSLLNKIVLITGASSGIGKALVEDLVSKGLKVIGLASDLNKLKILAEELKGKPGKLIPLQCDLSIQSEIETALEWIEKNLGSIDILINSASINLDWSSINGGIEELKKTLDINLLGLTLITKGVLQLMKNKGLDNGIIVNINDIIGLKWLPLASDRPISPAYASSKSALTALTESLRLELAQNESNIKVINICPGLVETEMTQQWLKENPRLALKPKDVAEAILFTLQTPENVLIKDLIITPIREIN